The Paroedura picta isolate Pp20150507F chromosome 2, Ppicta_v3.0, whole genome shotgun sequence sequence AGTCAAGTGCCAACGGTTCAAGGCATTGGAATCGGCAAGTGCTATAATAACGTGCATTCAAGCAGTTTGCGAGCGCTATGCTGTAGCGATGGGCTCAGAGCTCTGCAGCCATCCCCAGGACTTTCCAGGAAGGAAACTGGAATCCAAGCTCCTCCTCGGCCCAACTCTCacgctttctctctttctcttccctaagATTTGTTAAAATGTTCCTCGCCTGTTACAAAACGTACTGCGCTTTCTCTCCCCAGAAATGTAACCATCGTGTGACTGTATTTCCTCTTAAGGATTCATTGGCTGATATGTCATATCACaggctttccccctctcctccctgattGTCCCAGACATGCTCTTGCTGAATCCCCTGCAGTGGAACAAAAATTGCAACTTTCAAAGTTGCCCTTGTTCTGAAAAacttgaaaggggaggggggtgaatagGAATGGCAAGCAAAAAAGGAGAGCGAGAAGGATGGACCGAGTCCTTTCAGGATCCCACAGCGGGGAAAGCAAGCCAtggtgggtgggatgggagaaTCTAGTGGTGTGTTAACCCATGAAATCGCACTGATTCATCATTCAGAGGAACATTGCCACTGTTATCATGCACCtgtttatgaatatatttatctctttctctcctctctctgtgGGATTTATCAGTATTCTCCACTGGAAGTGCTATAGGCCATTTGGGATTTTCTAAAAACAAAACTATTCTTTAACCTCAGTCAGAAAGGCTCACCTTGCTTAAGCAGGCGGCCTGTAACTTCCTTTTTTTAGACCTCAGAGGTGATGATGGTCATTGGTATGTTTGGTCACTTAAAGAGCTGTGCATGAAAATATATTAGACTGGGTGGTTGTGTTCTTTAGCTTGCACTTCCCATCACTTCCCTCTCAAGCATGGCTGGCTGATAGAAGAAATGGTCGCTGCCtcattcacttttttttttctttaatcacTGGCAGACATGACTACCTTCCTGTGACTGGCTTCCCTCCTCCGCCAAGCTGCATTGTGCAATTGCGTGTGCATGGATGTACCTGTGTCCTTGGGAGTGTGGGTGGGATTAAGGTACTTCATAGCATTCATTTATAAGTGGTAGCGCATTTTCGTGTCCGAGAGCCACAAACTGCCACTGTCCTGACAACAGATGCAAATGATAAtatatctttttgttgttgtcgctactgctgctgccgcctctgcgGTGACTTGAACATCCACGCCTGGAAGGAAGAAACACAGCAAAACACCCTCCAATTCCATTCACTGTGAGATCGTACTCGcctcccccccattccctcccctttcaaaacGCCCTCCCATTCAGGCGCAACCACATTCTTCCACAATCATATTCGGAACGTCCCTCTTCACAATGTTGTATTCATCGTCAAAGTACAGCATGGACATTGAGCTAAGTTTGGTTGGGATGCAGCAGGAGTTCACGGCGTTTGGGTTTAGCTTTCGTATGCGGTACTGATTCACTACTGCGGTGTGAAAGGAGGAAGCTGATCCTGGGATACCAGCCAAATAGTTTGGGCAGTTCCCTTCACAGTAATTCCCATAGTAACCCAACGGCGCTATGATCCAGTCATTCCACCCAATGTGTCTGAAGTCAATGTAAAACTGTTGCCTGCAACATAAATCGGTCCTGCCATCGCATTCCAGGCCTCTTTTCCGGATTCGGTGTTTGTTGTCAGACAACCGGGCTTGCACCACTACAAAAGGCCGGTGAGATTCATCCTCGTGTTCCACGTAAACTGGCAGCACGGAAAACTCTTCGCAGCCATCACACTGAATGTCCAAGttcagtctcctctctcctttctcaaACAGAGCCTGGATTGCTTCCGTCATGGGAAATGTATGCCAACCACTTTTTTTGAGATCCACTTTCTTTTCAACCACATTCCACTTGTTGTTAGTGTCTAGGTCTTGGAAATACACTTTGACTCGAACTTTTCGCCGGCTGCCTTTCTCCAAGACGTACGGAAGCAGCTTCAAGTAAAGCCACAGGCTGGCCTGAACAACAAACAAGTTCTGGTTCCCTTCATTGGAGATAAAGAAGTGGAGACGCACTCTGGAGGAGGCCAGGTCATCTAGGATATAAAGGAGTAAAAAACACAACACCATGAAGTCCAAAAGACATCTTTTCTCATTCAGGACACGTCTACTTCAATCACAGAGCTAAAAATAACATCCAGAAATGACCTAATCTGATGCAGTCATAAGTGACAAAgcaagctcggggggggggggggggtcttagtaaTGTTAGAAATACATTTCTGAGTGAGATCCCAGAAACAAACTCATCAAGCTATAGGTGAAAATGACATATCCTTAGAAATCAATATGCAAGAAGCAATTAAAGTCAGATGGCTTGAAAGCCATGAAAGGAGCCTTGAGAGCACCTGGGTAAGTGTTaattaggtttttttttctttaaataaaacccAAATTGTTGGCCTGGCAAAGGCAGCTTTCATGTATAATTTTCCCAGAAAGCAAGGATTGTTAACAATCAGGCAACATTTCACTGAGAAAGGATTTGGTTACAATTTGGATGTTCTGTAATCTCACCCAGCAGCCCCATGTTTCTTGGAGAACACAGGCACCGTTTTCACTAAGGCAGTAAATTTCTGTCTGAGATGTACCACATCTGGTTGCAGGTGGTTCCCTACACACAGAATacctggtggtgggagggggggtccttTGCTAGTTTTCTAGGTGCTACCCAGACCACATTCTCCTGTCtttaaacagaaaaacaaaacaaaaaaaacagagcaTAGCTTCTCAGGCTTTGAAGAAGAATGGAGCAGGGGTATATCCTTGTCTTGATATCCTTTCCCCTATGGCCTCCCACTTAAAACAAGtgttgcatttttgttttgtttttaaagttgctCAAGAGAATCACGAAACTAAACATACTTGTCATTTCACTTGGAGAATTAGGCCTAAAGTAACTTGCACTCCTGATAGCTTGCCCCAGTACCTAAACTCAGTTAAACATTCATGGTCTCAACCAGATTTTTAGTTTCTTTACTCAGTTTCATAAACTTGAGATCGCATTTGTTTAACGGTAGTACTTCTGCTATCTACATGCAAGGAATTTGCCAGTGTGCATATTCCATCAGGGCTGACCTTCCTAACCCCAGTGAAAAGAATCTGGCATCATGACATATTCATCTGGTACATGGCTGCATGTGCACCAGCACCATGCCCTAGAGCTACCTATGCCCTACCAGTAGCCAAAGCATAAATCTACACAAAAGATGGAAACCTTTGAATATGATAAGCAAATAAAGATGCAGCATATATCATTATCAGtgatatttgttttaaaagataCTAATTACagtgaagagagaaagagaaccacATTATCAAGGAGATCTCCCCATCTCACATCACACTGAAccagtccatccatccatctcctctgtGCTCCACACATGCCTATTACAGTGGTTTTCAAACTATTTATCTTAAGGGAGCCCTTTCTACACCTGTTTGACTGCTTCCATGGAACCCCGGTATATCACTAGGAGACAAGCCTATAGTTTCAAGACACACTGTTTCAGGCCTCACTATTCCTCACATGAGCTGAGAGCACAAGTTAGCCTACCAAACCTTTGCCTGTGGCTGTACATTGTAGTGGAAAACCAATACATAGATTGCCCACTTTTACTGAAGAAAATTCAACCACTTTTGCTGAAGAATCCTTGATTAGCTTCCAGATAACCCCAGAATTCCCTGTAAGTTTGAAATGTGGTGGAAAGTTAGGCAGAAAGAAAATACTGTATATTTTTCTGGCAATTTGATTGGGTAGAGAGATGTAGctataaaatggagaaggtggTATTTCAAAGGCAGGATAGGAGAGAATAGATGGAGAGGAACTTTGGTGGGTGGGACAGGTAGAATACAGGCAGAAAATGGACCACTGAATGAGTACTGAGGGATGAGAAGCTGGTGTAGTCTGTAGGGTCCCTGGTAAATGGAAGATGTAGAGCAGAGTGGATTAGAAGGCATGAGAAGTGCTGGTAGGGATGCTATCTGCCCCCGGGAGTTTAGGCAAAGGTGAAACATGCTGGAGGATGCACAAAGGGATCTGGGCTTCATGATGTAAGCGCAACAGAGGGGCTGCTGGATGAGGGAGATGGGAAGATGGATGGCACACAGACGGCACGACTGGCCTAGGCAGATTGTGCACAAGGCAATAATGTGTGCAGGGGTGCCCTGGTCAGACCAGAACGTTGACATATCAGAGTTTGGCCTAGAGCCCACACGCAAACCAATGAGCAGAGGGAAAGTAACAGAATTACAGGACAGATGGATGAGAATAAGGGAGCTCTGCAATAAAACAGAATAAGACAGAGTGAGGCaggagtgataaggcagccggcCCAAGGAAGGGCAGTGGATCTGCAAAGCTAAGGGAGGACTACAAAGGTTATGGGGAAGAAGGTGTGTCGACAGAGCAGGCAGCCCCGGTCTGCCAGTGGGAGCGGGTGGGGACACCCTGCCGACCCAGCAGGGCAGGTGGTTGGCACGGGGGGAGGGCAAGGGGCAAGGGCCCGCGGGGCGGCCCACCTGTCTCGGCGAAGCTGATGATCTCGGAGGTCTGCTCGTGGGCCGGGGGTCCGGCGCTGGCTTGGCCGTCCAGGCTGGGGATCTCGACGCGGCCGTCGTCGCGCACCTTGCCGGCGTGCAGCTTGCGCAGCGCCGTGACCATGGCGGCCTTGGGCACGGCGTGGGTGATGTTGGGCCGGTCGCGCATCTGGAGGCGGCTCAGGATGTGCCTCTTGACGGCCTGCAGGAAATCGCCGTCCTCGGCGCCGGCCTCCTCGGGGGGCCTCCGGAAGCCGCACGAGGTGCAGGTGTCCTGGGGGACGGCTCCGGGAGGGGTGGGCGAGCCCGCGGCGCCCGGCCCCAGCCGGCAAGCGGCCGCCAGCAGCAGGACGAGCAGAGCGGCCAGGGCCCCCCTCCGAGCCGCCCCGTCCATAGCGACCTCCAGGCACTGCTGCTCGGGGGCGGCGAGCGGAGCCCAAGGGGGCGCGGAGCTCAAGGGGGCGGGGGGCGCCCGCGGAGGAGGGCAGCTATGGTGGGGGCGCCGCGAGGGGGCTCTGGCCGGAGGGGGGCGGGAGGGTCGCAGCGGCCGAGGGGCCGAGCCGCAGAGCCGATTCCCCCGGCAGCCGGAGTCGCCCGGCAGCCCCGGTCCGTCACTGGCCGGCGGGCACCTCCGAGGCGGGCAGCGCCTTCTTCATGGTCGCAGTCGTTCGCCTCCAGCCAGGCAGAGTCCAGCCAAAAgcgggcagggggtgggaagaagggcgATCTTGTTTAGTCCGGAGTCatcggggaggaggagggggggcaaaggggaggggggaggtggaggatCAGCCCGGCGGGCTGGGACTCAATCCAATTTAGAGCGACGGGCTGCAGCCACTCCGGCCGAGGATGCTTCTCTTGCCTTCTCCACGAGAAGTTgtttaagaagggggggggggtgcaaaatcCAGTCGACCCCAGCGGCGCCTCGATGCGCTTGGCAGCCCCGCTCCTTAGCGCGGTGGTCGGTCTCTCCCTTCCGGAGCCCGCAGCCTCGTGCACAGCCAAGTTAACCTGGAGCTTcacgcgcggggggggggggggggcggggcggcgggGAGACCCCCCTCAACCCACACGGGCGACTGCTCCCTGGGCCCCCACCTTCTTCTGCCTTGGGTCAAGCCGAGGCTACAGTCCGGCCGAGGGGGCCCTTTCCGGGGGGGTCCTCCGGCATGCAGCCGCCCACATTAAAGCAGGTTGGTAAAACGATGATGACGGTAAAGCCCCCGATTCAGCAGGGATCGCGTCTCCAGATCGCAACCAAAACGACTCGCTTTa is a genomic window containing:
- the INHBB gene encoding inhibin beta B chain, encoding MDGAARRGALAALLVLLLAAACRLGPGAAGSPTPPGAVPQDTCTSCGFRRPPEEAGAEDGDFLQAVKRHILSRLQMRDRPNITHAVPKAAMVTALRKLHAGKVRDDGRVEIPSLDGQASAGPPAHEQTSEIISFAETDDLASSRVRLHFFISNEGNQNLFVVQASLWLYLKLLPYVLEKGSRRKVRVKVYFQDLDTNNKWNVVEKKVDLKKSGWHTFPMTEAIQALFEKGERRLNLDIQCDGCEEFSVLPVYVEHEDESHRPFVVVQARLSDNKHRIRKRGLECDGRTDLCCRQQFYIDFRHIGWNDWIIAPLGYYGNYCEGNCPNYLAGIPGSASSFHTAVVNQYRIRKLNPNAVNSCCIPTKLSSMSMLYFDDEYNIVKRDVPNMIVEECGCA